The following proteins come from a genomic window of Micromonospora zamorensis:
- a CDS encoding DUF624 domain-containing protein, with protein sequence MSDTAQVWRQFGDGPLSRITSRVYILLVVELLLLLTTVPGLLPLLLLGRDPSNLPLVALFLLPVGPAISAALYALRHQRLDLTDLRPAALFWRGYRANLSGTLRVWVPTLLWLTVLALNLAYRGAVGLAGWWVVPLVLLAVGVTLCAANALVITALFDFRTRDVLRLAVHFLVRTPGVTVGTALLLAAAAGITAVFSEAVLAMLGSVAILAFLRVSDPMIHLIRKEFTP encoded by the coding sequence GTGAGCGACACCGCCCAGGTCTGGCGACAGTTCGGCGACGGGCCGCTGTCGCGGATCACCTCCCGCGTCTACATCCTGCTCGTGGTCGAGCTGCTGCTTCTGCTCACCACAGTGCCCGGCCTGCTCCCACTGCTGTTGCTGGGTCGTGACCCCAGCAACCTGCCACTGGTCGCGCTGTTCCTCCTGCCGGTCGGCCCGGCGATCTCCGCCGCCCTGTACGCCCTGCGCCACCAGCGCCTCGACCTGACCGACCTGCGGCCCGCCGCCCTGTTCTGGCGCGGGTACCGGGCGAACCTGTCCGGCACGCTGCGCGTCTGGGTGCCGACGCTGCTGTGGCTGACCGTGCTCGCCCTGAACCTCGCCTACCGGGGTGCCGTCGGCCTCGCGGGCTGGTGGGTGGTGCCGCTGGTCCTGCTCGCCGTGGGAGTGACGCTCTGTGCGGCCAACGCCCTGGTGATCACCGCGTTGTTCGACTTCCGCACCCGGGACGTGCTCCGGCTGGCCGTGCACTTCCTCGTGCGTACCCCCGGTGTCACCGTCGGCACGGCGTTGCTGCTGGCTGCGGCGGCCGGGATCACGGCGGTCTTCTCCGAGGCGGTGCTGGCGATGCTCGGCTCGGTCGCGATCCTCGCGTTCCTGCGCGTCAGTGACCCGATGATCCACCTGATCCGGAAGGAGTTCACCCCATGA
- a CDS encoding alpha-glucuronidase codes for MNAEESVHLEHLMFVEEPMEPREPHVHAAWLPPEAFRSLGARRVLVHGDGLLVDTVLDEVSRACARYGGRVWHSPSWDVDVDLVLALRGADELPSRAVQAARSAAEAALTGIGGEPLGDEGFLLARDGEVTVVLADAPAGLLYGLFHVVRLCAAAFDPARPPERHRPALRRRMLNHWDNVAVHPVMGQVERGYAGGSIFWQDGRPRGDLARVREYGRLLAASGVNAISVNNVNVARTEALLLTDRLGDVAEIADVLRPYNIRVHLSITFAAPVVLGGLSTADPLDEAVRVWWAATTRRVYERIPDFGGYVVKADSEGQPGPFTYGRDHADGANVLAEALAPLGGVVHWRAFVYNHHQDWRDRSTDRARAAYDHFAPLDGRFRTNVVVQVKFGPVDFQTREPVSPVIAAMPATRLAVELQVTQEYTGQQRHVCHLGPWWGEVLRFAPWGPGGRTVADIAAGESGAGGGLVAVANVGDDLFWTGHPLAQANLYTFGRLAWDPRLDPRAVLDEWIALTFPPSATAEPELVGRTLHEIMDDSWRTYERYTAPLGVGFMVNPGDHYGPGVDGYEYTRWGTYHFADRDGVGVDRSRASGTGFAGQYPPYWAQVYESPQSCPDELLLFFHHVPYGHVLHSGSTVIQHIYDTHFAGVEEVVAMRRRWQTLNGMIDPAVYERVAERLDEQVRCATEWRDQINTYFHRKSGVPDERGRTIY; via the coding sequence GTGAACGCCGAGGAGTCCGTCCACCTGGAGCACCTGATGTTCGTCGAGGAACCGATGGAACCCCGCGAGCCGCACGTCCACGCGGCCTGGCTGCCCCCGGAGGCGTTCCGGTCGCTCGGCGCGCGCCGCGTCCTCGTCCACGGCGACGGCCTGCTCGTCGACACCGTCCTGGACGAGGTCTCGCGTGCCTGTGCGCGCTACGGCGGACGGGTGTGGCACTCACCCTCGTGGGACGTCGACGTCGACCTGGTGCTCGCCCTGCGCGGTGCCGACGAGCTGCCCAGCCGGGCGGTGCAGGCGGCGCGGTCGGCGGCCGAGGCGGCGCTGACCGGGATCGGCGGTGAGCCGCTCGGCGACGAGGGCTTCCTGCTGGCCCGCGACGGCGAGGTGACAGTGGTGCTGGCCGACGCGCCCGCCGGCCTGCTGTACGGGCTGTTCCACGTGGTCCGGCTCTGCGCGGCGGCCTTCGATCCGGCCCGCCCGCCGGAGCGGCACCGGCCGGCGCTGCGCCGGCGGATGCTGAACCACTGGGACAACGTGGCCGTGCACCCGGTGATGGGCCAGGTCGAACGGGGGTACGCGGGCGGTTCGATCTTCTGGCAGGACGGCCGCCCGCGCGGCGACCTGGCCCGGGTCCGGGAGTACGGGCGGCTGCTGGCCGCCAGCGGTGTCAACGCGATCTCGGTGAACAACGTCAACGTGGCCCGGACGGAGGCGCTGCTGCTCACCGACCGGCTCGGCGACGTGGCCGAGATCGCGGACGTGCTGCGGCCGTACAACATCCGGGTGCACCTGTCGATCACCTTCGCCGCGCCGGTGGTCCTCGGTGGCCTGTCCACCGCCGACCCCTTGGACGAGGCGGTGCGGGTCTGGTGGGCCGCGACCACCCGAAGGGTGTACGAGCGCATCCCGGACTTCGGCGGTTACGTGGTGAAGGCCGACTCGGAGGGGCAGCCCGGCCCGTTCACCTACGGGCGAGACCACGCCGACGGGGCGAACGTGCTGGCCGAGGCGTTGGCCCCGCTCGGGGGAGTGGTGCACTGGCGGGCGTTCGTCTACAACCACCACCAGGACTGGCGGGACCGGTCCACCGACCGGGCGCGCGCCGCGTACGACCACTTCGCCCCGCTCGACGGGCGCTTCCGGACCAACGTGGTCGTGCAGGTGAAGTTCGGCCCGGTGGACTTCCAGACCCGGGAACCGGTCTCCCCGGTGATCGCCGCGATGCCCGCCACCCGGCTGGCGGTGGAGTTGCAGGTCACCCAGGAATACACCGGTCAGCAGCGACACGTCTGCCACCTCGGCCCGTGGTGGGGTGAGGTGCTGCGGTTCGCGCCGTGGGGGCCCGGCGGGCGGACGGTCGCCGACATCGCCGCGGGGGAGTCGGGCGCGGGCGGTGGTCTGGTCGCGGTCGCCAACGTGGGCGATGACCTCTTCTGGACCGGGCACCCGTTGGCGCAGGCCAACCTGTACACGTTCGGGCGGCTCGCCTGGGATCCGCGACTGGATCCGCGGGCGGTCCTCGACGAGTGGATCGCGCTGACCTTCCCGCCGTCGGCGACCGCCGAACCGGAGCTGGTGGGGCGGACCCTGCACGAGATCATGGACGACTCGTGGCGCACCTACGAGCGTTACACCGCGCCGCTGGGTGTCGGTTTCATGGTCAACCCGGGCGACCACTACGGTCCCGGCGTCGACGGGTACGAGTACACGCGGTGGGGCACCTACCACTTCGCCGACCGCGACGGTGTGGGCGTCGACCGCAGCCGTGCGTCGGGCACCGGCTTCGCCGGCCAGTACCCGCCGTACTGGGCCCAGGTGTACGAGTCGCCGCAGAGCTGCCCCGACGAGCTGCTGCTCTTCTTCCACCACGTGCCGTACGGGCACGTCCTGCACAGCGGGTCGACAGTCATCCAGCACATCTACGACACCCACTTCGCCGGTGTCGAGGAGGTGGTGGCGATGCGACGGCGGTGGCAGACCCTGAACGGGATGATCGACCCGGCCGTGTACGAGAGGGTCGCCGAGCGCCTCGACGAGCAGGTGCGCTGTGCCACCGAGTGGCGCGACCAGATCAACACGTACTTCCACCGCAAGTCCGGGGTGCCCGACGAGCGAGGGCGCACCATCTACTGA
- a CDS encoding carbohydrate ABC transporter permease, protein MTLGTKREAPKTRGPVDSRGYRIFRIVNTVVLIGVVIVTLYPFLNIVARSLSEEAYILAGKVSIVPRGFDVTAYKLVMSDSLFWTNYRNTLVYTVVATLISIVLTTCYAYVLSKPQLKGRGVLVGIALFTMFFSGGLIPNYVLVTSLGMKNTIWAVVIPNAISVFNLLVMKAFFESLPTELEEAAAVDGLNTYGILLRIVLPLSKAIIATMVLFYAVSFWNSWFTAFLYIDQQDLLPVTVYLRNLIAGATDAQQSGAADADVVQAAATLQAVTIVLTTLPILAVYPFVQRYFVSGVMLGAVKG, encoded by the coding sequence GTGACCCTCGGTACGAAGCGCGAGGCCCCGAAGACGCGCGGGCCGGTGGACAGCCGGGGCTACCGGATCTTCCGGATCGTCAACACGGTCGTCCTCATCGGCGTCGTGATCGTGACGCTGTACCCGTTCCTCAACATCGTGGCCCGCTCGCTCAGCGAGGAGGCGTACATCCTCGCCGGGAAGGTGAGCATCGTCCCGCGCGGGTTCGACGTGACCGCGTACAAGCTGGTGATGTCCGACTCGCTGTTCTGGACGAACTACCGCAACACCCTGGTGTACACGGTGGTCGCCACGCTCATCTCGATCGTGCTGACCACGTGCTACGCGTACGTGCTGTCCAAGCCGCAGCTCAAGGGCCGCGGGGTCCTCGTCGGCATCGCGTTGTTCACCATGTTCTTCTCCGGTGGCCTGATCCCCAACTACGTGCTGGTCACCAGCCTGGGAATGAAGAACACCATCTGGGCCGTGGTGATCCCCAACGCCATCAGTGTCTTCAACCTGCTGGTCATGAAGGCGTTCTTCGAAAGCCTGCCGACCGAGTTGGAGGAGGCCGCGGCAGTCGACGGGTTGAACACCTACGGCATCCTGCTGCGGATCGTGCTGCCGCTGTCGAAGGCGATCATCGCGACGATGGTGCTCTTCTACGCGGTCTCGTTCTGGAACTCGTGGTTCACCGCGTTCCTCTACATCGACCAGCAGGATCTGCTGCCGGTCACCGTGTACCTGCGCAACCTCATCGCGGGTGCCACCGACGCACAGCAGTCCGGCGCCGCCGACGCCGACGTCGTGCAGGCCGCGGCCACGCTCCAGGCCGTGACGATCGTGCTCACCACTCTGCCCATCCTGGCGGTCTACCCCTTCGTCCAGAGGTACTTCGTCTCCGGCGTGATGCTCGGCGCGGTCAAGGGATGA
- a CDS encoding extracellular solute-binding protein — protein MLHKTWRRVAIATAGVLALSLTTACSEDPGESKDLSENRAGAMANYGVGDQFKATEALSFSTLYNNHTFYPLKEDWLFWSELTKRTNVKIEPVAVPLSDYEQKRSLLIGAGDAPLIIPKTYHPQENAFVSSGAVLPVSDYLDLMPNLKDKIAKWNLKPEIDNLRQSDGKFYLLPGMHEKPTQDYTVLVRTDIMQELNLAVPKTWDDLYTVLKAMKAKYPNVYPYSDLFSKPNPTGALLNILGSAHGTQAGWDYQHATWDPAAKKFNYTGASEQYRQMVTFLHKLVAEGLLDPESFTQTDDQARQKLANGKSFVVTGNAQTLVNNHRPDLAKTLPNAKMAKIPLPIGPAGEVNPFPRLENGIMISSKARESKNFVAMMQFIDWLWYSDAGLEFARWGIEGTTFTKDASGKRTLNPGVDFLGLNPKAPKHLQKDFGFQNGVFAYGGSPDLVRGFFSPEELEFQKVMDARPPRVVPPPAPLTDDEREQVSLWETPLKDFVTQNTLKFALGQRPLTEWDAYVAELKAKNSEQYIDVVNKAYERFQKNNG, from the coding sequence ATGCTCCACAAGACGTGGCGCCGGGTGGCGATAGCCACCGCGGGTGTGCTCGCGCTCAGCCTCACCACCGCCTGTTCCGAGGATCCCGGCGAGTCGAAGGACCTCTCCGAGAACCGGGCCGGCGCGATGGCCAACTACGGCGTCGGCGACCAGTTCAAGGCCACCGAGGCGCTCTCCTTCTCCACGCTCTACAACAACCACACCTTCTATCCGCTCAAGGAGGACTGGCTGTTCTGGTCCGAGCTGACCAAGCGGACCAACGTCAAGATCGAGCCGGTCGCCGTCCCGCTGAGTGACTACGAGCAGAAGCGCAGCCTCCTCATCGGCGCCGGTGACGCTCCGCTGATCATCCCGAAGACGTACCACCCGCAGGAGAACGCGTTCGTGTCGTCCGGGGCGGTCCTCCCGGTGAGCGACTACCTGGATCTGATGCCCAACCTCAAGGACAAGATCGCCAAGTGGAACCTCAAGCCGGAGATCGACAACCTGCGGCAGTCCGACGGTAAGTTCTACCTGCTGCCCGGCATGCACGAGAAGCCCACGCAGGACTACACGGTGCTGGTGCGCACCGACATCATGCAGGAGCTCAACCTCGCGGTCCCGAAGACCTGGGACGATTTGTACACAGTGCTCAAGGCGATGAAGGCCAAGTACCCGAACGTCTACCCGTACTCCGACCTCTTCAGCAAGCCCAACCCGACCGGCGCGCTGCTCAACATCCTCGGCTCCGCCCACGGCACCCAGGCCGGCTGGGACTACCAGCACGCCACATGGGACCCGGCGGCGAAGAAGTTCAACTACACCGGGGCGTCCGAGCAGTACCGGCAGATGGTCACGTTCCTGCACAAGCTCGTCGCCGAGGGCCTGCTCGACCCGGAGAGCTTCACCCAGACCGACGACCAGGCACGCCAGAAGCTCGCCAACGGCAAGTCCTTCGTGGTTACCGGCAACGCGCAGACCCTGGTCAACAACCACCGGCCCGACCTGGCCAAGACCCTGCCGAATGCGAAGATGGCCAAGATCCCGCTGCCGATCGGCCCGGCCGGCGAGGTCAACCCGTTCCCCCGACTGGAGAACGGCATCATGATCTCCTCGAAGGCCCGGGAGAGCAAGAACTTCGTGGCCATGATGCAGTTCATCGACTGGCTGTGGTATTCCGACGCCGGCTTGGAGTTCGCCCGCTGGGGCATCGAGGGCACGACCTTCACCAAGGACGCGTCCGGCAAGCGCACGCTCAACCCCGGAGTCGACTTCCTCGGCCTCAACCCGAAGGCCCCCAAGCACCTGCAGAAGGACTTCGGCTTCCAGAACGGCGTCTTCGCCTACGGTGGCAGCCCAGACCTGGTGCGTGGGTTCTTCTCCCCGGAGGAGCTGGAGTTCCAGAAGGTGATGGACGCCCGCCCGCCCAGGGTGGTGCCCCCGCCCGCCCCGTTGACCGACGATGAGCGCGAGCAGGTGTCGCTCTGGGAGACCCCGTTGAAGGACTTCGTCACCCAGAACACGCTCAAGTTCGCTCTGGGCCAGCGGCCCCTCACCGAGTGGGACGCGTACGTGGCCGAGCTGAAGGCCAAGAACTCCGAGCAGTACATCGACGTGGTCAACAAGGCGTACGAACGGTTCCAGAAGAACAACGGCTGA